The genomic segment GACCCCGACGACGCGTTCGACTATCTCACTGAATTCAATCGGCGGTATGTCGAAACCGCGCTCGGGCCGCTTCCCGTGGTCGAAACCGAAGAGCAATACGGAAGCGTACGGAACCGGTTCGCTGAACCTGCAACCGTGCAATCGAGACGGAAGAATATTGATGGAAACACACCGCAGCGTAAAGTCGAAATGTTCGCAGACGAGTATGACACCGGTGCATTGGGAATGAGTTTTTTCCAATGTTTCTCGTTGACCATGTTCGACCTGATGGAATATGCATGCCATCGAAACCCGGCAATCGAGGATGTAATCCAAGAACAACTTGAGAAGGCACTCGAGTGGTTAGAACCCGAATCCGAGGAGGGGGGATACGCGCCGCCGCAACCAGAGCAAGAACCCACCGTAGTTGGGGACCCGGGACAGTCCGAGACAGGGCAAACTACAGATGGGTCGGATGAAGGCCTCAACTGGAACGAGCGGGAACTACTCATTGAGCTTGTCGGGCTAACGCAGGAGTTGGGCGGTCTTCCGTCGGAGACAGATATCGACGATCAAACGCCATACTCTCATGAGGAATATGAGCAACAGTTTGGGTCACTTATGAACGCATTCAGGCTAGCAGGAATTCTCAGCGAGGGGGTCTCAACGTCACAATGAGTAGGAGGCAATAGGTTTGCAGGCCACCAACGTGCGAATCAGTTCCGAGAGTCAAGCCCCTGCCTTGTTCGACTGAGAACCTCGTCGGCTACAGGTCTATGAGTTGTTCAGTCAACGTGTTTCGGGCGAGAGTCTCTTCATCACCGAGGATTGTGACGTGCTCAGCGGCTGAAAGTAACGTGTAAAGTGTCTCGATGTTGTTCACGGGAGGACGAACGATGTTTTCGTCGTTTGCGACGGTGAGGGACACGATTGCGTTTTCAGCGATGTCGCCATCGAGGGCGTCTGGGGTGACAACTGGGATGTCGAGACCGCGTTCACTAAGTTCTGTACCGATAGCAACGGCCTGTGCCTCAAAGGGCGTAACGATAATCGA from the Halomicroarcula saliterrae genome contains:
- a CDS encoding homing endonuclease associated repeat-containing protein gives rise to the protein MVASEEFYELPQEDQQSLVADRRVILNQSPINKIPEYGAPIRVLDKPLATVIFDKLRSSQYTISELANEIGVREKHVRHIINKHRHRRFEDLLEEYQAVLRAKDTRGPAVVYSLESVPYFARVVDPTLSCSLLRWTDELLTRFDTTRQIPGGKVTEIDEDYAFVIADYWGFDPDDAFDYLTEFNRRYVETALGPLPVVETEEQYGSVRNRFAEPATVQSRRKNIDGNTPQRKVEMFADEYDTGALGMSFFQCFSLTMFDLMEYACHRNPAIEDVIQEQLEKALEWLEPESEEGGYAPPQPEQEPTVVGDPGQSETGQTTDGSDEGLNWNERELLIELVGLTQELGGLPSETDIDDQTPYSHEEYEQQFGSLMNAFRLAGILSEGVSTSQ